Genomic DNA from Gorilla gorilla gorilla isolate KB3781 chromosome 13, NHGRI_mGorGor1-v2.1_pri, whole genome shotgun sequence:
ACAAGGATACAGAGATGAATCAGACATGGTCCTGACCTTCAAAAAGCTCTACTAGGAGACATAATGTATGTCTTCAAATAACTGtgatagaaagtagaatgtgCTTTTTATCATCAGAGGTACAGAAAACTTCTAGGGCCAAACTATGGGTTGAGGTGTCCTGCAGAGCCACAGCAAATTCACAGGGTTACAATGGGATGTTTAATTTTTCAAGGGAAACATGGCGACACCCAGGATCTACTGGACATGTGCAAACTACTAGCTCCAGGCAGTTCTCAGATCATGTTGCATTCCTATGACATCATACCTTTGCAAAGCTGAGTTTTTGTTAGTCGCTGTGACAAAAAGCAAGCACTTTTTCTGCACAAAACCCAACATGGAACAGGAAATGTGTCCAACCTGATCCAAGGTTTGAGAAGTTGTACAGCATCCAAGAGGCACACACATCCCATTAGTAACTTACTGTggttattttcaaattaaataaaaataccatatttaaaatgtatgtgcaCTTTTTTCAAACAACTACTAAATTATTAGGACTTCAATGCTTCTTAAGTTGTTTGGATCTAACTACTTAACCTATGGAAGtgttacacatttattttcacCTGGGGGTGCTACGAAAAATTACTGTGGGCACCACGAAACAAGAAAGTTGGGGAACCTCTGCTCTCAGGGATTTCATAGCAGGAAGTCACTTTGAGAGGAGAGAGCTGGAACTGTGCAGATCAGGGTAGACTTTGAGGAGGAAGTAAAGCCAACATTTGAAGCAGGTGCTTTACCAAAGTAGGGGTCCTAGAACACATTATAACAGTTTATAATGGCTCTTCCCTGGGAGCACCCAAGATCTTACTAAGTGGGGAACTTGCAGAATTTTTAGTTAGCCCACCAGTTGAAAAGGCCTCCTTTTCTTATCAACTTTGAAGAGTAAAGGATTTAGAAAATATCTCCCATGAGGTTGCAAGCAGGCGACATCCTCGACTTTCTGCACCATGGTCCCAAGATAAGACCCCCCTCTCTGGGATGATACATAAACAAAAGTTGTTTAATACAGCAAAGATTTACTAAAATGGGATCAGTTCCTGAAAATCTGTGGGCAGAGTTTTATAATCAGACAGGTGGGCAGCCACCTCCCTGGCATTGTCAGGCTGCTCTCCGGGCCACAGAGACATGGACTACCCATAATGCAAGTCCTTTCATTAAAAACCATAAaccaggccagacgcagtggctcacacctgtattcccagcactttggaaggccgaagcgggcagatcacctgaggtcaggagtttgagaccagcctggccaacatggtgaaacctgtctctactaaaaatacaaaaattatccaggcgtggtggcccatgcctgtaatcccagctactcgggaggctgaggcagaagaatcacttgaacctaggaggcaaaggttgcagcgagccgagataacgccagtgcactccaggctgggcgacagagcaagactccgtctcaaacaaaagaaagaaagaaagagagagagagagagagggagggagggagggagggagggagggagagagggagggagagagagagagagagagaaagaaagaaagaaagaaagaaagaaagaaagaaagaaagaaagagaaaagaaagaaaagaaagaaggaaggaaggaaggaaggaaagaaagaaaaaagcatacaCCATTTTCCTTTGAAATCAGAATTAAAATCCCACCGTTGTTGTGGGTTATTCAAAAGCTAACACTCAGTGATCTCTTTTCTGTCTTGCACACTTTTTTCACTCACTATCTGCACAACCATTTGTCCTTGTGTAACACTTTACACTTCTCAATGCACCTTCCTACCTAGCATGTCCTTTTACCCTCACAATCATTCTGAAAGGCAGAAAGGACAGATGATATAGCTCCTGTCTTACAGATGAGCAATCCTGGGCGTGGAGAGCTTAAGTGATGGCCCTGGAGCTTTTCTAGTCTGTGCttatgctaagtgagagaagccagactcaaaagctacatactctatgattccatttatttaacaaaggcaaaacaatagggacagaaaacagattagcGCTTGCTTGCCAGAGTGTAGGGGTTAGGGGAAGAAGCAAGGGGGAATTCTAGGGACTGATGGAACTATTCTGTATAtctctgtggtggtggtggttacacaaccGTACATGTTTATCAAAACTCACAGAACTGTATActaaaaagggtgaattttattaaatgcaattttactttaatttctaaaattgaaaaaacatCGGCGGCCACCATCTGGGAACGGGAGGCGGAGCAGAGCCGACTGGGAGCGACTGAGCGGGCTTCCGCCGCCGCCATGAACCCCGGATATGACCGCCTGTTTAAGCTGCTTTTGATTGGCGACTCAGGCGTGGGCAAGTCATGCCTGCTCCTGCGGTTTGCTGATGACCCGTACACAGAGAGCTACATCAGCACCATCGGGGTGGACTTCAAGATCCAAACCATCGAGCTGGATGGCAAAACTATCAAACTTCAGATCTGGGACACGGCGGGCCAGGAACGGTTCTGGACCATCACTTCCAGCTACTACCGGGGGGCTCATGGCTTCCTCGTGGTATATGACGTCACTGACCGGGAATCCTATGCCAACGTGAAGCAGTGGCTGCAGGAGATTGACCGCTATGCCAGCGAGAACGTCAATAAGCTCCtggtgggcaacaagagcaacctCACCACCAAGAAGGTGGTGGACAACACCACAGCCAAGGAGTTTGCAGACTCTTTGGGCATCCCCTTCTTGGAGACGAGTGCCAAGAATGCCACCAATGTCGAGCAGGTGTTCATGACCATGGCTGCTGAGATCAAAAAGCAGATGGGGCCCGGAGCAGCCTCCGGGGGCGAGTGGCCCGATCTCAAGATCGACAGCACCCCTGTAAAGCCGGCTGGCGGTGGTTGTTGCTAGGAGGGGCACTGGAGTGGGACAGCAGGGGGCACCTTCTCCAGATGATGTCCCTGGAGGGGGCAGGaggtgcctccctcttcctctcctggGGCATTTGAGTCTGTGACTTTGGGGTGTCCTGGGCTCCCCATCTCCCTCTGGCCCATCTGCCTGCTGCCCCGAGCCGCTATTCTGTCAGGGTCCCTAAGGGAGGACACTCAGGACCTGTGGCCAGGCAGGGCGGGGGCCTGCTCTGCTGCTGCCTCTAGGTGACTTTCCAAGATGCCCCCCCTACACACCTTTCTTTGGAACTAGGGCTCTTCTGTCggtctccctcccacccccatgtGTGCTGCACTGGgtttctctccttccccttcttcctgcTGTCCTTCTGCCCAAGAGCTGAGGGTCTCCCCGGCCTCTATTGCCCTGGCTGCAGTCAGTGCCCAGGGCCAGGAGTGTGACCAGGGGATCCAGGGCCCTGGGCTGGACCTCAGGACAGCCATGGAGGCCACAGGGGCCCAGCAGCCCACCCTTTCCTCTCCCCAccgcctcctctcccctcccacacTCCTAGCTCCAGCCGTCCAGCTGCGGTGGGGTCTGAGTATATCGAGGGCAGCTGAGCGGGTAGCGGCGCCGGGCC
This window encodes:
- the LOC101133567 gene encoding putative Ras-related protein Rab-1C, with protein sequence MNPGYDRLFKLLLIGDSGVGKSCLLLRFADDPYTESYISTIGVDFKIQTIELDGKTIKLQIWDTAGQERFWTITSSYYRGAHGFLVVYDVTDRESYANVKQWLQEIDRYASENVNKLLVGNKSNLTTKKVVDNTTAKEFADSLGIPFLETSAKNATNVEQVFMTMAAEIKKQMGPGAASGGEWPDLKIDSTPVKPAGGGCC